TGACGTTGGCCCGGCTGCCGGCCACCTCCTTGCAGGCGGCGACGACGTTCTCCGAACTGGCATCAATACAACGGGTAGCGCCGAAGCCGGCGGCGGCCGCGGCGCGGGCCGGCGAGAGGTCGGAGACGCAGACCTGGCGGGCGCCAAAAAAACGCGCCCACAGCGTCACCGCGGCGCCGATGGGGCCGGCGCCGACCACCAGCACGGCGTCGCCGGGCTGCAGCCCCGCCGCCTCGACGGCGTGAAGGCCGACGGCCAGGGGCTCGACCAGGGCGCCGGTACGATAATCGACACTCTCGGGCAGCCGCATGGCCTGGTCGGCGCCCACCCGCAGGTATTCGGCATAGGCGCCAGGGAGCTTGCCCAGCCCCGTGGACACGACGTCTTTGCAGCGGTGGCCGTGGCCGCTCAGGCACATCTCGCAGCGGCCGCAGGAAAGATAGGGCAGCGCACAGATGCGCTCGCCCTCGCGCCAGCCCTCGACACCGGCGCCCAGGGCTACGATATCGCCGGCGAATTCGTGGCCCAGGATGGTGCCCTCGGCCAGCGGTGTCATGCCGCCAGCACGGTCGCGCACCTGGGCCATATGCAGGTCCGAGCCGCAGATGCCCGAGGTCCGGACGCGCAACAAAAGCTCACCCTCCAGGGGCTCGGGATCGGCCACCGTCTCGATCGCCAGGGGCTCGTCGGGAGCCTTGAACACCGCCGCTTTCATGCCGCACCTCCACTTCGACCAGATCCAGGGTGGCACGAAAAATGGACGGGCTCAATCGGGCCCAGCGGCGCCTTAAATTAAGTCAGGGAAACCACCGCCGCCAGAGCGGCGATGCCGAGCACTATCATGCCGCCAAGCCGGATGGTCAGTTTGTCGGAGAGCGCGGCCAAGTCACGTTTCAACTCGGTCTCGAGTTCCTTGAGGTCCTGCTTTGTTGCAGCCTCCAGTTCCTTGAGGTCCTGCTTAGTGGCCAGGGAATCGGAAACCACCGAGACCAGGGCTTCCGCCTGCACCCGGGCTTGGTCATGGGTGAAGCCGGCGGCCTCGAGTCTCTCAGCGTAAGCCAACGTGTCGAAGGCGATAGTCATGGTGGAAGTTTACGTGCCAAAGCGCTGCAAAACAACGCCCAAGGGCCGCCTCGCGGCCCTCACGGGGGATCGATATATGGCTTGATGTCCAGCAACGGCGTGCCATCTCGGCAATCGAGGGCGCTTACCGTAAGCACGTTCCCCTCCACTTTCAGAAGCTTCACGGTGCTCAAGGCGATGGGGTTTGGACGCATGGGGGAACGTAGCGCAAAAACGCCGAATTTCTCCTTGGTTTCGGACCACCTGGGAACTCTCTGCAAGGCGGAGCGGTCGGCTTCGTCAAACCAATAGAGAACTTGGATACGGCTATTGTCCTCAATGCCTTTCAGCGCTGGCAACATTTCCGGGTCCAGCACAATCCGGGACACGCCGTTTTTCGGGCGTGCCTGGCCAGGACATTCCGCGACGGTTTTGCAGGCTGTCCGTATCGTGCCGATGAAGTGAACTGTAGCAGAGTTCATTTGTCGGGATCCCTTGCCAGCAAAAAAAAGGCCGGGCTCAAAAGAGCCCGGCAAGTTCAACAGGGAGGCAATACGTCTGGGAGACGTATCGGACCGGCAAAAATGCGCTCCGGTCCGGTTCCGGGTGTTGCGCCCGGAACAGAACGAATGCTGCGATGCAACATCCGCCGTGGCCTATAGATGGGGTTACGGGCGGCAAAAGACCACCATATATTGTGCAAATCAGCTATGCGTCTAATGCATAGCTGGGAACGGGTGCCTTCTCAGAAATGCCACTCGGCCACTTTGCGGATCAAGAAATCCCGGAAAATTCCGATTCTAAGGGAATCACGCAATTCCTCGGGATAGACGAAATAGGTGTCGAATTGAGGACCTTCGAGGTCCGGTAATATCTGCGTGATGCGGTTGTTGCCCCGCACCATATAGTCCGGAATGGCGCCGATGCCGACGCCGGATTCGACGGCCAGCAGCAGGCCGTAGACGTTGTTGACGCGCAGCACCGGCCGGCGGCTGGCGGGATCCGCGGTACCGGCGGCGATCAGCCAGTTGACGTTGGCGATGTAGGACGGTGCCTCCTCGCCGTAGATGATCAGGCGGTGGTGGTCCAGGTCCTCAGGCCTTTGCGGCGTGCCGAAGCGCTGCAGGTATTCCGGCGCGGCGTAGACGTGGTGATGGAAGGTCATCAGCTTGCGCTGCACCAGGTCGGGCTGTACCGGCAGGCGCATGCGGATGGCGACATCGGCCTCGCGCATGGAGAGGTCGAGTTCCCTGTCGGTGACCACGATGTGGACGTTGATGTCGGGGTAATGCTCGAGAAACTCGCCGATGCGCGGCGTCAGCCAAGTCGAGCCGAAGCCGACGGTGGCCGAGATGGTCAATTCGCCGCTGGGCTTTTCCTTGGCCTCGGTAAGCAGCGCCTCGGTCATGGCGATGCGAGCCGACATCTCGTGGGCGGCACGGAACAGCGTCTCGCCCTGGGCCGTCAGCTTGAGGCCCCGGGCGTGGCGGTGGAAGAGCAGCACGTTGAGGTCTTCCTCCAGCGCCGCCACCTGGCGGCTCACCGCCGACTGACTGAGGCTCAAGAGCTCACCGGCATGGGTGAAGCTGCCGGCATCGGCAACGGCGTGGAAGATTTTTATCTTGTTCCAGTTCATGGCCGAATTCCGGCCATCTACTCGGCCGCCGCGGCGGTTTCAGCAGCCTCCTTGGCGGCGACGAACTTTTCCGCCTCCAATGCCGCCATGCAGCCGGTGCCGGCCGCCGTCACGGCCTGGCGGTAGATCTTGTCCTGGACGTCGCCGGCGGCAAAGACGCCGGGCACGCTGGTGGCCGTGGAATCGGCCGCGGTGACGATGTAGCCCTCATCGTCCATCTCGACCTGGCCCTGGAAAACCTCGGTGGCCGGGGCGTGACCGATGGCCACGAAAACACCGTGTACGGCGAGCTCGCTGCGGGTTTCGGTCTTGACGTTGCGCAGCCGCACCGAGGTGACACCGGGCGGGTCTTCGTCGCCCATGATCTCCTCGACCACACTGTCCCATGCGACGTCGATCTTGTCGTGCTCGAGCAGGCGGCGCTGCAGGATCTTCTCGGCCCTGAGCTCGTCGCGCCGGTGAACCAGCGTCACCCGGTCGGCGTGATTGGTGAGATAGAGCGCCTCCTCGACGGCGGTGTTGCCGCCCCCCACCACCGCCACCTCCTTGCCGCGGTAAAAGAAGCCGTCGCAAGTGGCGCAGGCCGAGACGCCGAAACCCTGGAAGCGGCCCTCGCTCTCCAAGCCCAGCCAGCGCGCCTGGGCGCCGGTGCTGATGATCACGGCATCGCCGCTGTAGCACGCCCCCGAATCGCCTACGGCCTGGAAGGGCCAGGCTTTGAGGTCGACCCCGACGATGATGTCGTCCGCCATCTCGGTGCCCACGGCCCGGGCCTGGGCCTCCATCTGCTCCATCAGCCAGGGGCCCTGGATGACCTCGGCAAAGCCGGGGAAGTTCTCGACGTCGGTGGTGATGGTCATCTGGCCGCCGGGCTGCAGGCCGCGCACCACCAGGGGCTCGAGCCCGGCCCGGGCGGCATAGATCGCCGCCGTATAGCCGGCCGGCCCGGAACCGATGATGAGGACCTTGCTGTGCTGGGTAACGCTCATGGTTCGATAACCCCGGGTTGGCCGATGGCTTGATGGCTCAGTATGTATAACCTAGCGCTTGGCGCCGCAAGGGATGGGCGGGTTAGAAGCCCAGGATGCGCCGGACTTCGGCTGCCACCCGGGCGGTGTCGTCGGGAGGATCGTATCTCCAGTTTTCCAGTTGGCCGCGGAAGGGGCGGGTGATGCCGCCCTGGCGCATCATGTCGTGAAAGGCGCGGAACTTGTGGTTGCCGCCTTCGAGCTCGAAGACGTGGACCGGCTT
The DNA window shown above is from Alphaproteobacteria bacterium and carries:
- a CDS encoding alcohol dehydrogenase catalytic domain-containing protein; the protein is MKAAVFKAPDEPLAIETVADPEPLEGELLLRVRTSGICGSDLHMAQVRDRAGGMTPLAEGTILGHEFAGDIVALGAGVEGWREGERICALPYLSCGRCEMCLSGHGHRCKDVVSTGLGKLPGAYAEYLRVGADQAMRLPESVDYRTGALVEPLAVGLHAVEAAGLQPGDAVLVVGAGPIGAAVTLWARFFGARQVCVSDLSPARAAAAAGFGATRCIDASSENVVAACKEVAGSRANVIFDCVGVPGSQQLCMDYAPLYGRIVVAGVCMAPDTTIPAKAITKELSLRYVYCYRRQDFEFTLDMLAAGRIDPGAMASHFVDFAGFSAAFEELKTPGDQCKVLLEP
- the tsaA gene encoding tRNA (N6-threonylcarbamoyladenosine(37)-N6)-methyltransferase TrmO, producing MNLPGSFEPGLFFAGKGSRQMNSATVHFIGTIRTACKTVAECPGQARPKNGVSRIVLDPEMLPALKGIEDNSRIQVLYWFDEADRSALQRVPRWSETKEKFGVFALRSPMRPNPIALSTVKLLKVEGNVLTVSALDCRDGTPLLDIKPYIDPP
- a CDS encoding LysR family transcriptional regulator, translated to MNWNKIKIFHAVADAGSFTHAGELLSLSQSAVSRQVAALEEDLNVLLFHRHARGLKLTAQGETLFRAAHEMSARIAMTEALLTEAKEKPSGELTISATVGFGSTWLTPRIGEFLEHYPDINVHIVVTDRELDLSMREADVAIRMRLPVQPDLVQRKLMTFHHHVYAAPEYLQRFGTPQRPEDLDHHRLIIYGEEAPSYIANVNWLIAAGTADPASRRPVLRVNNVYGLLLAVESGVGIGAIPDYMVRGNNRITQILPDLEGPQFDTYFVYPEELRDSLRIGIFRDFLIRKVAEWHF
- the trxB gene encoding thioredoxin-disulfide reductase, with translation MSVTQHSKVLIIGSGPAGYTAAIYAARAGLEPLVVRGLQPGGQMTITTDVENFPGFAEVIQGPWLMEQMEAQARAVGTEMADDIIVGVDLKAWPFQAVGDSGACYSGDAVIISTGAQARWLGLESEGRFQGFGVSACATCDGFFYRGKEVAVVGGGNTAVEEALYLTNHADRVTLVHRRDELRAEKILQRRLLEHDKIDVAWDSVVEEIMGDEDPPGVTSVRLRNVKTETRSELAVHGVFVAIGHAPATEVFQGQVEMDDEGYIVTAADSTATSVPGVFAAGDVQDKIYRQAVTAAGTGCMAALEAEKFVAAKEAAETAAAAE